ATTTCGCCTCAAAGAATGAAATTCTGCTGGCCTTCTGTGAAGAAGAACTGGCCTTTATCCATCAGGAGATCAGAAAAAGACTTGATCCCGATGCCCCGCTGGCGGAAAAAATGCTTCTGGTTCTCATGAGCGAGTTCCGTTTTGTTACCAAAAATAAAGATTTTGGAAGGACTCTCTTGCGGGAAATGACCTTTCCCAAAGAGATCACCATCGAGAAGTCACGACTGATTGAGGAACGTTTCCTGAATCTTTTTGTCAAAATATTCCAAGAAGGCCAGGAAAGAGGGCAGCTACGCCGGGATGTTGAGCTGATTATTACGGGTGGGCATTTTTACGGTCTCTACTTAATGGCACTTTCAGCTTGGTACTCGAGTCGTTTGCACACGGAAGAAGATGTCCGCGAGTCCCTGGAACTCATGATTGATCAGGCCCTGACCGGGCTTACTCCGCAAGAAACGCCTGCAAAGACCACACATCAAAACAACGGATCATGACATCACCCAACCCGAAAACCCTACGCGGGAAGATTGTTTGGTTTGTCCTCAAGAACCTTCCCGGCCTGCTTTTTATCCTTGTCCTGCTTGGTGCGGCCCTGCTGGTCGGCCAGCGGGTTACCGACCAGAAGATAGCCCATGAGGAGGAGCTGAAAAATGCCACTGCTGTAGAAAATCCACCGATCAACGTGGTTGCTCTGGAACTCCGACCGACAACTCTGCAAGATAAGCTCACCCTGCCTGGCATAGTGGAACCCTGGACAAAACTGGCACTGATGTCGAAGATCGGCGGCAGCCTTGAAGACATTTTGGTACAGGAAGGCGATCATGTCCAACAGGGACAACTCATCGCCCGGCTTGAAAGCAAGGATTACCGCATCGCACTGGATTCAGCCAAGGCCGCTTATGCTCTGGCCAAAGCTGATTACGACAGGAATAAATCCCTGCGCAAAAAGGGCATTTCCACCCAAGCCAATCTTGACGAACAGAGATCAAATCTAGATCAAGCCAAGGCGGCAGTGGAAAACGCCGAGCTTGCACTTTCCCGCTGCCGGATTACCGCTCCCATCTCCGGGATTATCAGTCAGCTTGATGGTGAAGTAGGAATGGTGGTCAACCAGATGATGCCTCAACCCATTGCCGAGATCCTCCAAATCGACCGGGTCAAGGCGGTGGTTGCTATTCCTGAGGCGGATGTGAGTGCAGTCCGGCAACTCAAGCAGGTCGGAGTAGAAATTCGGTCGCTGGATAATGCCCTCTTCCAGGCCCAGGTTCATTTCCTGGCTCCAGCCCCGCAAACGCTGGCCCATGCCTACCGGCTTGAACTGGCTTTGGATAACCCGGAAGAAAAAATTCTTCCGGGCATGTTCCTCCAGGCAAATATCGTCAAACAGAGCAAAGAGGAGATTGTCGCGGTGCCGCTCTACACGGTTATCTCCCGAAACGACGAGCAGTTTGTCTATGTGGCGGAAGACGGAGTTGCCCGCAAACGACCTGTGGAAACTGGCTTTACCGAGGGATGGCAGATTTTAGTTCGCAGCGGACTCAACCCCGGAGAAA
This is a stretch of genomic DNA from Candidatus Electrothrix rattekaaiensis. It encodes these proteins:
- a CDS encoding TetR/AcrR family transcriptional regulator; translation: MAGLREQKKKATRAAIMEAAINLFGERGYESTSVSSLAKTAGIGKGTIYSYFASKNEILLAFCEEELAFIHQEIRKRLDPDAPLAEKMLLVLMSEFRFVTKNKDFGRTLLREMTFPKEITIEKSRLIEERFLNLFVKIFQEGQERGQLRRDVELIITGGHFYGLYLMALSAWYSSRLHTEEDVRESLELMIDQALTGLTPQETPAKTTHQNNGS
- a CDS encoding efflux RND transporter periplasmic adaptor subunit, whose translation is MTSPNPKTLRGKIVWFVLKNLPGLLFILVLLGAALLVGQRVTDQKIAHEEELKNATAVENPPINVVALELRPTTLQDKLTLPGIVEPWTKLALMSKIGGSLEDILVQEGDHVQQGQLIARLESKDYRIALDSAKAAYALAKADYDRNKSLRKKGISTQANLDEQRSNLDQAKAAVENAELALSRCRITAPISGIISQLDGEVGMVVNQMMPQPIAEILQIDRVKAVVAIPEADVSAVRQLKQVGVEIRSLDNALFQAQVHFLAPAPQTLAHAYRLELALDNPEEKILPGMFLQANIVKQSKEEIVAVPLYTVISRNDEQFVYVAEDGVARKRPVETGFTEGWQILVRSGLNPGEKVIIQGHRTVEDGQKVRVVKELTDLSGFMP